One Calonectris borealis chromosome 16, bCalBor7.hap1.2, whole genome shotgun sequence DNA window includes the following coding sequences:
- the LOC142089245 gene encoding chemerin-like receptor 1, whose amino-acid sequence MESVSSSPSPFSASSPTVQVENATADDYYSGLQKSMHVLSMVVYSIACLLGVTGNGLVIWIAGFKMKKTVNSVWFLNLAIADFIFTFFLPLSIAYTALGFHWPFGKLLCKLNSTIAFLNMFASVFLLTVISMDRCVSVAFPVWSHNRRSPELAARIALGTWVLALLLSSPYLVFRDTVVSSRNITSCYNNFALSDDYTSEATRKLWRMRHKAMIITRFLCGFLIPFTVILICYSIVAVKLKRRQLANSAKPYRIIIAVTVSFFLCYFPYHVFSLLEISKNSSSHEMKMALYIGIPLVSSLAFFNSCINPILYVFVGPDFKEKFRQSILSTFEGAFSEESVLGSLASRRKSRSASEAEVPRV is encoded by the coding sequence ATGGAGAGCGtctcttcttccccttcaccCTTCTCTGCCAGCTCCCCCACCGTGCAGGTGGAGAACGCCACTGCTGATGACTACTACTCCGGCCTCCAGAAGAGCATGCACGTCCTCTCCATGGTGGTGTACAGCATCGCTTGTTTACTGGGGGTGACAGGGAACGGCCTCGTCATCTGGATTGCAGGCTTCAAGATGAAGAAGACGGTGAACTCCGTCTGGTTCCTCAACCTGGCCATTGCTGACTTCATCTTCACCTTTTTCCTGCCCCTCAGCATTGCCTACACCGCCCTGGGCTTCCACTGGCCATTTGGGAAGCTCCTGTGCAAGCTGAACAGCACCATCGCGTTCCTCAACATGTTCGCCAGCGTCTTCCTCCTGACAGTCATCAGCATGGACCGCTGCGTTTCTGTGGCCTTCCCCGTCTGGTCTCACAACCGCAGGAGTCCGGAGCTGGCAGCCAGGATCGCACTGGGGACGTGGGTCCTGGCTCTCCTCCTCAGCTCCCCATACCTCGTCTTTCGGGACACTGTGGTCAGTTCCAGGAACATCACCAGCTGCTATAATAATTTTGCACTGTCCGATGACTACACGTCCGAAGCAACGCGGAAGCTGTGGAGGATGCGTCATAAAGCGATGATCATAACGCGATTCTTATGTGGGTTCCTCATCCCTTTCACGGTGATTCTCATCTGTTACAGCATTGTTGCTGTCAAGCTGAAAAGAAGGCAGTTAGCCAACTCTGCGAAGCCATACAGAATTATCATTGCTGTCACAGTCTCGTTTTTCCTCTGTTATTTCCCCTATCACGTCTTCTCCTTGCTGGAAATATCCAAAAACTCTTCCAGTCATGAGATGAAAATGGCCCTTTACATAGGGATCCCCTTGGTTTCCAGCCTTGCTTTCTTCAACAGCTGCATCAACCCCATCCTGTACGTATTTGTGGGGCCGGATTTCAAGGAGAAGTTTCGCCAGTCCATCCTGTCCACCTTTGAAGGGGCCTTCAGCGAGGAGtcggtcctgggcagcctggccAGCAGGCGAAAGTCCAGGTCTGCTTCGGAAGCGGAGGTCCCAAGGGTCTGA